The Gillisia sp. Hel_I_86 genome has a segment encoding these proteins:
- the infB gene encoding translation initiation factor IF-2: MAEAKTMRLNKVLREFNISLDRAVEFLNSKGHEIEARPTTKISEGIYQVLADQFQTDKSKKVQSKEVGEEKRKEKEELRLAREKELDDKKQEEQKKQDVISARTKLEGPKQVGKIDLDKKFEEKKQEVEKTEAKTPEAETPKEEKAKEEPVAKQVEPKAEPKKVEKPVAETTEKPKAKAAGKEEVKETTATPKAAEEKAEEKTAPAKVGSDAAPAKVGSEEAAEKDPENETLKTNYTKLNGPNFTGEKIDLSKFKKPVKKKDDKKVADDKNKKRRRRISKDVKPGTAAPAGTFSKSRAGGKRPSRPAIVKEEPSEEEVQKQVRETLEKLQGKSSKGKGAKYRRGKRDQHRQRTEDDAAQQELDNKVLKVTEFVTVSEVATMMDVPVTKIISACMSLGMMVTMNQRLDAETLSIVASEFDYEVEFVSADIEIATEEEKDKPEDLKPRAPIVTVMGHVDHGKTSLLDYIREENVIAGESGGITQHIGAYGVELSGGQKIAFLDTPGHEAFTAMRARGAQVTDIAIIVIAADDDVMPQTKEAISHAQAAGVPIVFAINKSDLPTANPEKIKEKLAAMNLLVEDWGGKIQSHDISAKTGLGVKELLEKVLLEAEILELQANPDKPAKGTVVEAFLDKGRGYVSTILVQEGSLKVGDYVLAGRNSGKIKAMQDERGKDVKLAGPSTPVSILGLDGAPQAGDKFKVMLDEREAKDVAAKRTQLQREQSVRTQRHITLDEIGRRIALGEFKEINIILKGDVDGSVEALTDSFQKLSTEEIQVSIIHKGVGPITESDVLLASASDAVIIGFNVRPAGNARQIADKEEIDIRTYSIIYDAINDLRDAMEGMLSPEMKEEITGTAEIRELFKISKIGTIAGCMVTAGKIFRNEGIRLIRDGVVVHTGELIALRRFKDDVKEVAKGYDCGMQIKNYNDIKEGDIIEGYREIAVKKKMKK; the protein is encoded by the coding sequence ATGGCTGAAGCAAAAACAATGCGATTAAACAAGGTACTACGCGAATTCAATATTTCGCTAGATCGTGCTGTGGAATTTTTAAATTCCAAGGGTCACGAAATAGAGGCGCGTCCTACCACGAAAATTTCTGAGGGCATTTATCAAGTCTTGGCTGATCAATTTCAGACAGATAAGAGCAAGAAAGTGCAATCCAAAGAAGTTGGGGAAGAAAAACGCAAAGAGAAGGAGGAGTTGCGTTTAGCTCGTGAGAAAGAGCTAGATGACAAAAAGCAGGAGGAGCAAAAAAAGCAGGATGTTATAAGTGCCAGAACTAAGCTTGAAGGCCCTAAACAGGTTGGAAAAATAGACCTGGACAAAAAATTTGAGGAGAAAAAGCAGGAGGTTGAAAAAACCGAAGCTAAAACTCCAGAAGCAGAAACGCCTAAGGAGGAGAAAGCTAAAGAGGAGCCAGTTGCGAAACAGGTTGAACCAAAAGCTGAACCAAAAAAAGTGGAAAAGCCAGTGGCTGAAACTACTGAAAAACCTAAAGCTAAAGCCGCAGGAAAAGAAGAGGTCAAGGAAACTACCGCAACTCCAAAAGCAGCAGAAGAAAAGGCCGAAGAAAAAACGGCCCCAGCGAAAGTTGGCAGCGATGCTGCGCCGGCAAAGGTGGGAAGTGAAGAAGCAGCGGAGAAAGATCCTGAAAATGAAACGCTTAAAACGAATTACACCAAATTAAACGGCCCAAACTTTACCGGGGAAAAAATTGATCTTTCCAAATTCAAGAAACCGGTTAAAAAGAAGGACGATAAAAAGGTTGCAGATGACAAGAACAAAAAACGTCGTCGTAGGATCAGTAAAGATGTGAAGCCTGGAACAGCGGCACCTGCTGGTACATTTAGCAAGTCTCGTGCTGGAGGCAAAAGACCATCTAGGCCAGCTATCGTAAAAGAAGAGCCAAGTGAAGAAGAAGTTCAAAAACAAGTTAGGGAGACCTTGGAAAAACTTCAGGGTAAATCCAGCAAAGGTAAAGGAGCTAAATATAGAAGGGGAAAACGAGATCAGCACCGTCAACGTACAGAAGATGATGCTGCACAACAAGAGTTGGACAACAAGGTCCTTAAAGTAACCGAGTTCGTTACTGTAAGTGAAGTTGCCACCATGATGGATGTGCCGGTTACCAAGATCATCTCAGCCTGTATGTCTCTTGGAATGATGGTAACGATGAATCAGCGTTTAGATGCGGAGACCTTATCTATCGTTGCCAGTGAATTTGATTATGAAGTAGAATTTGTTTCTGCAGATATAGAAATAGCAACAGAAGAAGAAAAAGATAAGCCGGAAGATCTTAAACCTAGAGCACCAATCGTTACGGTGATGGGACATGTAGATCACGGTAAAACATCTTTATTGGATTATATACGTGAAGAAAATGTAATTGCAGGTGAAAGCGGTGGAATCACACAGCATATTGGTGCCTACGGGGTAGAATTAAGTGGAGGTCAAAAAATAGCATTTTTGGATACTCCTGGTCACGAGGCCTTTACCGCGATGCGTGCAAGGGGTGCACAAGTAACGGATATTGCAATTATTGTAATTGCAGCAGATGACGATGTGATGCCTCAAACAAAAGAAGCGATCTCTCATGCTCAGGCGGCGGGAGTGCCTATTGTGTTTGCAATAAATAAATCTGATTTGCCTACGGCGAACCCAGAAAAGATAAAAGAAAAATTGGCTGCCATGAACCTTCTTGTAGAAGATTGGGGTGGTAAAATTCAGTCTCACGATATCTCTGCCAAAACAGGATTGGGCGTTAAGGAATTACTTGAAAAAGTATTGCTGGAAGCAGAGATCCTGGAATTACAGGCTAATCCAGATAAACCTGCAAAAGGTACTGTGGTAGAGGCATTCTTGGATAAAGGTAGGGGATATGTTTCTACTATTTTGGTACAAGAAGGATCTTTAAAAGTAGGGGATTATGTGTTGGCTGGCCGCAATAGTGGTAAGATCAAGGCAATGCAGGATGAAAGAGGGAAAGATGTAAAATTGGCAGGGCCTTCTACTCCGGTTTCGATCTTAGGATTGGATGGCGCACCACAAGCAGGTGATAAATTCAAGGTAATGCTAGATGAGCGTGAAGCTAAAGATGTTGCAGCGAAACGCACGCAATTACAACGTGAGCAATCTGTTCGTACACAGCGTCACATTACATTGGATGAAATTGGAAGACGTATTGCACTTGGTGAATTTAAAGAGATCAATATTATCTTGAAAGGGGATGTGGATGGTTCTGTAGAAGCATTGACCGACAGTTTCCAGAAATTATCTACAGAAGAAATTCAAGTAAGCATCATACATAAAGGAGTGGGTCCTATTACCGAGAGTGACGTGTTATTGGCTTCGGCTTCAGATGCGGTTATTATTGGATTTAATGTGCGTCCTGCGGGAAATGCGAGACAAATTGCAGATAAGGAAGAAATCGATATCAGAACATATTCTATTATCTACGATGCAATCAACGATCTTAGGGATGCAATGGAGGGAATGTTATCCCCAGAAATGAAAGAAGAGATCACGGGTACTGCAGAGATCAGGGAACTGTTCAAGATATCCAAAATTGGAACGATTGCAGGTTGTATGGTAACAGCTGGGAAGATCTTTAGAAATGAAGGAATTAGATTGATTCGTGATGGAGTTGTGGTTCACACAGGTGAGCTAATTGCCCTGCGTAGATTTAAAGACGATGTAAAAGAAGTTGCCAAAGGATACGATTGTGGTATGCAGATCAAAAACTACAACGATATTAAGGAAGGCGATATAATTGAAGGATATAGGGAGATTGCTGTGAAGAAGAAAATGAAGAAGTAG
- the nusA gene encoding transcription termination factor NusA, with amino-acid sequence MENIALIESFSEFKDDKLIDRVTLMAILEDVFRSALKKKYGEDDNFDIIVNPDKGDLEIWRNRVVVADGEVEDPNQEISLTQARKIEPDFEVGEDVSEEVKLMDLGRRSILALRQNLIAKIHEHDNTNIYKQFKDLEGEIYTAEVHHIRHRAIILLDDEGNEIILPKDRQIPSDFFRKGENVRGIIESVELKGSKPQIIMSRTAPVFLEKLFEQEIPEVFDGLITVKKVVRIPGEKAKVAVDSYDDRIDPVGACVGMKGSRIHSIVRELGNENIDVINYTSNDQLFITRALSPAKIVSIKLDDETKRAEVILKPEEVSKAIGRGGHNIRLAGQLTGYEIDVFRDGGEEDVELKEFSDEIEDWVIAEFAKIGLDTAKSILEQDVNDLVRRTDLEEETVLQVIQVLRNEFE; translated from the coding sequence ATGGAAAATATCGCTTTAATAGAGTCTTTTTCAGAATTTAAAGACGATAAGCTGATAGATCGAGTAACTTTAATGGCAATTTTGGAAGATGTTTTCAGAAGTGCCTTAAAGAAGAAATATGGGGAAGATGATAACTTTGATATCATTGTGAACCCAGATAAAGGGGATTTGGAGATTTGGAGAAACCGAGTGGTTGTTGCAGATGGAGAGGTGGAAGACCCAAATCAAGAAATATCACTTACTCAGGCTAGAAAGATTGAGCCAGATTTTGAAGTTGGTGAAGATGTATCTGAAGAAGTTAAATTAATGGATCTTGGGCGAAGGTCTATTTTGGCATTGCGCCAGAATTTGATCGCTAAGATTCACGAACACGATAATACAAACATATACAAGCAGTTTAAGGATCTTGAAGGAGAGATTTATACTGCAGAAGTGCATCATATTCGTCATAGGGCAATTATATTGTTGGATGATGAAGGGAATGAAATCATACTTCCAAAAGATCGTCAGATTCCTTCAGATTTCTTCAGGAAAGGAGAAAATGTAAGAGGGATTATTGAAAGTGTGGAATTAAAAGGAAGCAAGCCGCAAATCATTATGTCGCGCACCGCTCCGGTTTTCCTTGAGAAATTGTTCGAACAGGAGATTCCAGAAGTTTTCGACGGATTGATCACAGTTAAAAAAGTGGTTCGTATCCCTGGAGAAAAAGCAAAAGTTGCTGTAGATTCCTACGATGATAGAATAGATCCTGTGGGAGCATGTGTGGGAATGAAAGGTTCAAGAATCCACAGCATTGTGCGTGAATTGGGCAATGAAAATATTGATGTTATCAATTATACCAGTAACGATCAATTATTTATCACCAGGGCTTTAAGTCCGGCGAAAATTGTTTCCATTAAATTGGATGATGAGACAAAACGCGCAGAAGTGATACTTAAACCAGAAGAAGTTTCCAAAGCCATTGGCCGTGGAGGTCACAACATCAGGCTTGCGGGACAACTTACAGGTTATGAGATAGATGTGTTTAGGGATGGGGGAGAAGAAGATGTGGAACTTAAGGAATTTTCTGATGAAATCGAAGACTGGGTGATTGCAGAGTTTGCAAAAATTGGTTTGGATACTGCCAAGAGTATTTTGGAACAAGATGTGAATGATCTTGTTAGAAGGACAGATCTTGAGGAAGAGACCGTGCTCCAAGTAATACAGGTTTTAAGAAATGAATTTGAATAA
- the rimP gene encoding ribosome assembly cofactor RimP: MLQDRVENLLEEAFQENNSLFLIALNISDQNHISIVIDGDNGVTVSDCVAVSRKVEGELDEDELDFSLEVASAGAAAPLKFSRQYKKNIGRTLAVQTKSNKFEGQLKEVSEDGISIAWQAREPKPVGKGKVTVDKEATIAFQDILEAKVVITF, encoded by the coding sequence ATGTTGCAGGACCGAGTAGAAAATTTACTGGAAGAAGCCTTTCAAGAGAATAATTCCTTATTTTTAATAGCCTTGAATATCTCCGATCAAAATCACATAAGCATTGTGATAGATGGGGATAATGGGGTTACTGTAAGCGATTGTGTGGCGGTAAGTAGAAAAGTGGAAGGGGAATTGGATGAAGATGAACTCGATTTTTCTTTGGAAGTTGCTTCAGCGGGTGCGGCAGCGCCTTTGAAATTTTCGAGACAGTACAAAAAAAATATCGGAAGAACACTGGCTGTCCAAACAAAATCCAATAAATTTGAAGGGCAATTAAAGGAGGTTTCAGAAGATGGAATCAGCATTGCTTGGCAAGCTAGAGAGCCAAAGCCTGTTGGTAAAGGAAAGGTGACCGTAGATAAAGAAGCTACAATAGCATTTCAAGACATTTTGGAAGCTAAAGTTGTGATAACATTTTAA
- a CDS encoding universal stress protein: MKRILVPTDFSAQAENALKVAAQLANRFNGEVFLLHMLELPLQLVDPVSGSGTQNLPEALFFMKLAKNKFKKLIDAPFLEGIKVHDIVQFHQAFDGIMEVSKEHNCDLIVMGSHGSSGLKEVFIGSNTEKVVRNSTIPVLVIKNEHEEFDINSFVFATDCDLEHKHTLNKAIQFANKINAHLHLVYINTANNFKTSIEATQSLNDFVKGADLHHHSLNVYNDVTVEKGILNFAKGINAGLIGISTHGRKGLAHFFNGSISEDLVNHANQPVVTFKI, translated from the coding sequence ATGAAAAGAATCCTTGTCCCAACCGACTTTTCTGCGCAAGCGGAAAACGCATTAAAAGTAGCCGCTCAATTAGCGAACCGCTTTAATGGCGAAGTCTTTCTCTTGCACATGCTGGAACTACCATTGCAATTGGTGGATCCGGTGAGCGGTAGTGGCACTCAAAACCTGCCCGAGGCATTGTTTTTCATGAAATTAGCCAAAAATAAATTTAAGAAACTTATAGACGCCCCATTTTTAGAAGGGATTAAAGTTCATGATATCGTCCAATTCCATCAAGCTTTTGACGGGATCATGGAAGTGAGCAAAGAACATAATTGTGATCTTATTGTAATGGGCTCCCATGGATCTAGCGGACTTAAAGAGGTGTTTATTGGATCCAACACAGAAAAAGTGGTTCGAAATTCCACTATTCCGGTATTGGTAATTAAAAATGAACACGAAGAATTTGACATTAACAGCTTTGTATTTGCAACAGACTGTGACCTGGAACATAAACACACTTTAAACAAGGCCATCCAGTTTGCCAACAAGATCAATGCACATTTGCATTTGGTCTATATTAATACAGCCAATAATTTTAAAACAAGCATAGAGGCCACTCAATCACTTAACGATTTTGTGAAAGGGGCAGATTTACACCATCACAGCCTCAATGTGTACAATGATGTTACTGTGGAAAAAGGTATTCTTAATTTTGCGAAAGGCATCAATGCAGGCTTAATTGGTATTAGCACTCATGGCAGAAAAGGATTGGCACATTTCTTTAATGGCAGCATAAGCGAAGATCTGGTGAATCATGCCAACCAGCCAGTGGTAACCTTTAAAATTTAG
- a CDS encoding DUF748 domain-containing protein, which yields MVKQKIKAAIEKELVNSNVEYKDITVDIISGGSVVSSPKLKLGSATISSEELRVIDLDYKEYFSNKKIVFDRIVFKKPEILITPADTLKKQKDEKSKKDFKEDIKIRHLVIQDGYLKISKNDTVKDGLFVSLKSMDIYDLHITEESLKNKIPFGFSEVSLNSDSLFYTLNSNHDLHAKNLKLKKGRLHISDFRIIPKYSKAEFDKRQRVENDRFDLKIPRIKMTDFNWGFNGDKLQLESGQTKIDKAKFHIYRNKLLPDDNTIKPLYSKALRDLETKLKFDEVKISNSNLVYEEKSRAGEPPGKVTFSKLEVTIANVSNLNMEAQDFPLTTIKAKTKFMGESKLNFNMEFDIKDPEDKFNFSGNLAGLSAGAMNSFLKPALNIEVQGKISSMHFNFFGNNDNALGDTRLQYHDFKVEVLKKDGEKKNKLLSGLANLILKNNVTTKKMNQKNISAVRDKTKSFWNFLWLCIRNGALKSFI from the coding sequence TTGGTCAAGCAAAAAATAAAAGCTGCAATAGAAAAAGAGTTGGTAAACTCTAATGTGGAATATAAGGATATTACGGTAGATATTATTAGTGGTGGCTCGGTGGTTTCAAGCCCTAAACTAAAGCTTGGAAGCGCCACAATAAGTTCTGAGGAGCTACGCGTAATAGATCTGGACTACAAAGAATACTTCTCCAACAAAAAAATTGTCTTTGATAGAATTGTTTTTAAAAAACCCGAAATTCTAATAACCCCAGCTGATACCCTTAAAAAACAGAAAGATGAAAAATCCAAAAAAGATTTTAAAGAGGATATTAAAATCAGGCATTTGGTAATTCAAGACGGCTATCTAAAAATATCAAAAAATGATACGGTTAAAGATGGCTTATTTGTTTCTTTGAAAAGCATGGATATCTATGATCTTCATATAACTGAAGAAAGCCTTAAAAACAAAATCCCATTTGGTTTCAGTGAAGTTTCGCTAAACAGCGACTCCTTGTTTTATACTTTAAATTCCAATCACGATCTTCATGCTAAAAATTTAAAGCTGAAGAAAGGCAGGCTCCATATTTCCGATTTCAGGATTATCCCGAAATACAGCAAAGCCGAATTTGATAAAAGACAAAGAGTGGAAAATGATAGATTTGACCTTAAGATCCCTAGAATAAAAATGACCGATTTCAATTGGGGGTTCAATGGGGATAAACTGCAACTGGAAAGTGGTCAAACGAAGATTGATAAAGCAAAATTCCATATTTACAGAAACAAACTTTTGCCAGATGATAATACAATAAAACCATTGTACAGTAAGGCATTGAGGGATCTAGAAACAAAATTGAAATTTGATGAGGTCAAAATTTCCAATTCCAATCTTGTTTATGAAGAAAAATCCAGGGCAGGGGAACCCCCGGGAAAAGTGACGTTTTCTAAACTGGAGGTCACTATTGCAAATGTGTCCAATTTAAATATGGAAGCACAAGATTTCCCACTAACGACCATAAAAGCCAAAACCAAGTTTATGGGTGAATCCAAATTGAATTTCAATATGGAATTCGATATAAAAGACCCCGAAGATAAATTCAACTTTTCTGGAAATTTGGCTGGTTTATCTGCTGGGGCAATGAATTCATTTTTAAAACCGGCATTAAATATAGAAGTTCAAGGAAAGATCTCTTCCATGCATTTTAATTTCTTTGGGAATAATGATAACGCTTTGGGCGACACTCGCTTACAATATCACGATTTTAAAGTAGAAGTGCTTAAAAAAGATGGTGAGAAAAAAAACAAACTCCTCTCTGGATTGGCCAATTTAATTTTGAAGAACAATGTCACCACTAAAAAAATGAATCAAAAAAATATTTCGGCTGTTAGGGATAAAACAAAATCCTTTTGGAATTTTCTTTGGTTGTGCATTCGTAATGGAGCGCTCAAGAGCTTTATCTAA
- a CDS encoding metallophosphoesterase: protein MKIICISDTHNKHEKLILPGGDCIVHAGDFTEAGTKKETMNFLEWFSSTPYKHKILIAGNHDFYLQKKSYELNQLIPTNIHYLEDSGVTIGQVNFWGSPYTPGDTSWAFTKDRGKPISKHWDKIPKNTNVLITHSPPFGILDELDNKTMIGCKNLAERISELNITHHIFGHVHNDYGTVKTERTTYINSSSLDKTYRLINPPIAVKHR, encoded by the coding sequence ATGAAGATCATTTGCATATCCGATACACATAATAAACATGAAAAATTAATACTTCCGGGTGGCGATTGTATAGTTCATGCAGGGGATTTCACAGAAGCAGGCACCAAAAAAGAAACCATGAATTTTCTGGAATGGTTTTCTTCAACTCCATATAAACATAAGATTCTTATAGCCGGTAATCACGATTTTTATTTACAGAAAAAATCTTATGAGTTAAATCAGTTAATCCCAACAAATATTCATTATTTAGAAGATAGTGGTGTAACAATTGGGCAGGTAAACTTCTGGGGGTCTCCTTACACACCTGGAGACACTAGCTGGGCATTTACAAAAGATCGGGGAAAACCAATTTCCAAACATTGGGACAAAATTCCTAAAAACACAAATGTTTTGATCACCCATAGCCCACCCTTTGGGATATTGGATGAATTGGACAATAAAACAATGATCGGTTGTAAAAATCTAGCCGAGAGAATAAGTGAATTAAATATCACCCATCATATTTTTGGTCACGTACACAATGACTATGGTACAGTGAAAACAGAAAGAACGACCTATATTAATTCTTCCTCTTTAGATAAAACTTATAGGTTAATAAATCCCCCAATTGCAGTAAAACATCGATAA
- a CDS encoding YceI family protein: MKNAKNLYLALGSTMILFFSCQVSLAQTFKITNSSSDVKVEGTSNVHDWEITAEELQGTMSVEIIDEQLVKIEKLDFTVIAESLKSGKGGMDKNTYKALKTDKFPKITYNLVKVDNIDCTSSSKCKIIAKGYLTIAGTKKSIDLVFDAKINDDEISLTGSTSFKMSTYNVEPPTALFGTITTGDEVKIKFKTVFTK, translated from the coding sequence ATGAAAAATGCGAAAAACCTGTACCTGGCTCTTGGAAGCACTATGATCTTGTTTTTTTCCTGCCAAGTTTCCCTCGCGCAAACATTTAAAATCACTAATAGTTCCTCAGACGTGAAAGTAGAAGGAACATCCAATGTGCACGATTGGGAAATAACCGCCGAAGAACTTCAAGGCACCATGAGCGTAGAGATAATAGACGAACAACTCGTTAAAATTGAAAAGCTGGACTTTACTGTAATTGCTGAAAGCCTTAAGAGCGGAAAAGGAGGAATGGACAAAAACACCTATAAAGCACTTAAAACCGATAAATTTCCAAAAATCACTTATAACCTGGTAAAGGTGGACAATATTGATTGCACTTCCAGCAGTAAATGTAAAATTATTGCCAAAGGATATTTAACCATTGCTGGCACAAAAAAATCAATAGACCTTGTTTTTGACGCTAAGATAAATGACGATGAAATCTCCTTAACCGGCAGCACCTCTTTTAAAATGTCCACATACAATGTAGAACCTCCAACAGCCCTGTTTGGGACTATTACAACGGGGGACGAGGTAAAAATAAAATTTAAAACCGTATTCACTAAATAA
- a CDS encoding YceI family protein: MRRLQLTWIMILACTSFFAQNGFDSTSIEILPKSRLTITGDTNINEFLCEFNTALISKNKQIKFYEGESSICFEDALLRLENTGFDCGNKAINKDFHTLIQTDKYPEISLELKKITFEGKNRAVADVVLSIAGINKDYKVPVEIVSKNSPYFKGLLKLNIDDFNLEPPKKFFGMVVVKKEIEINFNLAVLN; this comes from the coding sequence ATGAGAAGATTACAACTTACCTGGATAATGATTTTAGCCTGTACGAGTTTTTTTGCACAGAATGGTTTTGACAGTACCTCAATAGAAATTTTACCCAAAAGCCGCCTCACCATTACGGGAGATACAAATATCAACGAATTTTTATGTGAATTTAATACTGCCTTAATTTCCAAGAACAAACAAATTAAGTTTTATGAGGGAGAATCATCCATATGTTTCGAGGATGCTTTACTTAGGTTGGAGAATACTGGTTTTGACTGTGGGAACAAAGCAATAAACAAGGATTTCCATACCTTGATCCAAACAGATAAATACCCTGAAATAAGCCTTGAACTAAAAAAGATAACTTTTGAAGGTAAAAATCGTGCGGTGGCAGATGTTGTATTGTCTATTGCCGGTATAAATAAAGATTATAAAGTCCCCGTAGAAATCGTATCCAAAAATTCTCCATATTTTAAAGGTCTTTTAAAACTAAATATTGACGATTTTAACCTGGAACCCCCAAAGAAATTCTTCGGAATGGTGGTTGTCAAAAAAGAAATTGAGATTAATTTTAATCTAGCTGTCCTAAATTAG
- the trxA gene encoding thioredoxin, with the protein MKSNFSEIIKGETLTLVDFYADWCGPCKTLAPILKETKSSLGDKVKIVKIDVDKNQPLAAQYQVRGVPTLMLFKDGQQLWRQSGVVPKAELVRIIESHS; encoded by the coding sequence ATGAAAAGCAATTTCAGTGAGATCATAAAAGGGGAAACCCTTACCCTGGTGGATTTTTATGCAGATTGGTGCGGACCTTGCAAAACTTTAGCACCTATTTTAAAAGAAACTAAATCCAGCCTTGGGGATAAAGTGAAGATCGTGAAAATAGATGTAGACAAAAATCAACCCTTGGCTGCGCAATATCAGGTTCGGGGAGTACCAACCCTAATGCTGTTCAAAGATGGGCAACAATTGTGGCGACAATCTGGCGTGGTGCCAAAAGCGGAGTTGGTAAGAATTATAGAATCGCATTCCTAA